Proteins from a single region of Geitlerinema sp. PCC 9228:
- a CDS encoding ATP-binding cassette domain-containing protein → MSAIPTDRNSQTNIVEFHQVSYQIRRRFLIRNLTFYIQRGETLVLLGRSGSGKTTTLKTINHLLVPTQGEILVEGKPTTHWHPIQLRRHIGYAIQDVGLFPHFTVAQNVGLVPKLQGWSRDRVRSRVEQLLELVGMEASRFCDRYPHQLSGGQRQRVGVARALAADPPLLLMDEPFGALDPITRVELQQEFARLQQQLGKTVVFVTHDIQEAFTLATRIGLMKAGELVTLCTPEEFLRSQDDQARAFTRCLYAVEKTLQQYKRS, encoded by the coding sequence ATGAGTGCCATTCCCACCGACAGGAACTCCCAAACCAACATTGTAGAATTTCACCAAGTTAGCTACCAAATCCGCCGTCGCTTTCTGATTCGCAACCTTACTTTCTATATCCAGCGCGGCGAAACTTTGGTATTGTTAGGACGTAGCGGCAGCGGCAAAACCACCACCCTGAAAACCATCAACCATTTGCTGGTTCCCACCCAGGGAGAAATTTTGGTAGAAGGCAAACCAACCACCCATTGGCATCCCATCCAACTGCGACGGCATATCGGGTATGCGATTCAAGATGTGGGATTGTTTCCTCACTTTACGGTCGCTCAAAATGTGGGATTGGTGCCAAAATTGCAAGGTTGGTCCCGCGATCGCGTGCGTTCTCGGGTAGAACAACTGCTAGAATTGGTAGGAATGGAAGCCAGTCGGTTTTGCGATCGCTATCCCCACCAACTTTCTGGCGGTCAAAGACAGCGTGTCGGCGTGGCAAGAGCGTTGGCTGCCGATCCACCGTTGTTACTCATGGACGAACCATTTGGCGCTCTCGATCCGATTACCCGGGTAGAATTGCAACAAGAGTTTGCTCGCTTGCAGCAACAGTTAGGCAAAACCGTGGTTTTCGTTACCCACGACATTCAAGAAGCATTTACCCTAGCCACGCGCATCGGTTTGATGAAAGCAGGAGAACTGGTCACGCTGTGTACGCCAGAAGAATTTTTGCGATCGCAAGATGACCAAGCACGTGCTTTTACTCGCTGTTTGTATGCTGTCGAAAAAACGCTGCAGCAATACAAGCGATCGTAA
- a CDS encoding mechanosensitive ion channel domain-containing protein, which translates to MPKVRILSLLFAAILVVWLGGMSPVHSQPMSASSESNTEPTFFQTVVDHPKPAAATTTDNSSIPVDELKLLVKPLTLEELQNEAAAWFFLLKQKVQAISETEIAIKHRNRKIQAMEEAANAVQNAQEAASAAAQPSKSEEYSQIEQAKEQRKQSIRQAQQALQRAKKAAVNIQSDYSLRATVEQAEIETQDKKTLQQAKEILDKLEQERDKKEPNQSKYKKIAKKIETLQTAIADFETARDKEQTMEPDAPDYIEVSQNLAITRENLQAAIADAVGFPGIAGATFEQQSISELEAIAQSLQSDPNLEKIRSKLTNAIATETEIKNQLVKDVTELQGERTLHIDRLQTILDEIDKKGGLIAPYQKYIQAIRGTEIDVRDTSGLGVRLMGWWQSEQGGRRWRNNIVIFTGILAIVTPFFQILGWLLQQILQRVGNTPLLLRQFLVVSVKRSGILVGLLLALAVLQVNLGPILALLGGASFILAFALQTNISNFASGFLLILYQPFRIGDEVQLLDIWGEVEAVTLATTRIRGFNGEAFTIPNERVWQNVIQNNTGTRSRRIYIRIQVDYYENLAEVERIFRETVRSHPFIFDNPPPYILPWEYTNSTICVGLCAWTDTQKFWDVRRELFEMIQNGLANANIAIAYPTEIRIGYQQAKTDAST; encoded by the coding sequence ATGCCAAAAGTTCGTATTTTGTCGTTGTTGTTTGCTGCTATTTTGGTGGTTTGGCTGGGTGGCATGTCGCCAGTGCATTCGCAACCAATGTCTGCCTCTAGCGAGAGTAACACAGAACCAACTTTCTTCCAAACTGTGGTTGACCATCCGAAACCGGCGGCAGCGACGACCACAGACAACAGTAGCATTCCTGTAGACGAACTCAAGTTGCTGGTGAAGCCGCTAACGTTAGAAGAACTGCAAAATGAGGCGGCAGCTTGGTTTTTCTTGTTGAAGCAAAAGGTACAAGCCATCAGCGAAACGGAAATTGCTATTAAACATCGCAATCGCAAAATTCAAGCCATGGAAGAGGCAGCGAATGCGGTCCAAAATGCTCAGGAAGCTGCTTCTGCGGCTGCGCAGCCAAGCAAGTCGGAAGAATATTCCCAAATCGAACAAGCAAAAGAACAAAGAAAACAAAGTATTCGACAAGCACAGCAGGCGTTGCAAAGAGCGAAAAAAGCAGCAGTTAACATTCAATCGGATTACAGCTTGCGCGCTACGGTAGAACAAGCGGAAATTGAAACGCAAGATAAGAAAACGCTACAACAGGCTAAGGAAATTCTCGATAAGCTTGAACAAGAACGAGATAAAAAAGAACCGAACCAGTCGAAATATAAGAAGATAGCGAAAAAAATAGAAACTCTACAAACGGCGATCGCGGATTTTGAAACAGCGAGAGATAAGGAACAAACCATGGAACCCGATGCTCCCGATTATATTGAAGTCAGTCAAAATTTGGCCATAACCAGGGAAAACCTACAAGCTGCGATCGCGGATGCCGTAGGATTTCCGGGGATTGCTGGTGCTACGTTCGAGCAACAATCCATATCGGAGTTAGAAGCGATCGCGCAATCTTTACAATCGGACCCCAACTTAGAAAAGATTCGTTCTAAATTAACCAACGCGATCGCCACCGAAACAGAAATCAAAAACCAACTGGTCAAAGATGTCACCGAACTACAAGGAGAACGCACCTTACACATCGATCGCTTGCAAACCATTTTAGACGAAATCGACAAAAAAGGCGGTCTGATCGCGCCCTATCAAAAATACATCCAAGCCATTCGCGGTACGGAAATCGACGTTCGAGATACCAGCGGTTTGGGGGTACGGTTGATGGGTTGGTGGCAATCGGAACAGGGAGGTCGGCGTTGGCGGAACAATATCGTTATTTTTACAGGAATTCTCGCGATTGTCACCCCTTTCTTTCAAATCCTCGGTTGGCTTCTCCAACAAATCTTGCAACGAGTTGGCAACACGCCGCTGCTACTACGCCAGTTTTTGGTGGTTTCTGTCAAACGCAGCGGTATCTTGGTAGGGTTGTTGCTAGCGTTGGCTGTTTTGCAGGTTAATTTGGGACCAATTTTGGCGTTGCTGGGAGGTGCAAGTTTTATTTTAGCCTTTGCCTTACAAACCAATATCAGCAATTTTGCCAGCGGCTTCCTGCTAATTCTCTACCAACCGTTTCGCATCGGCGATGAAGTACAATTGCTGGATATTTGGGGAGAAGTGGAAGCCGTGACGCTAGCCACCACTAGAATTCGCGGGTTTAATGGGGAAGCGTTTACTATTCCCAACGAACGAGTTTGGCAAAATGTGATTCAGAATAACACCGGTACGCGATCGCGTCGTATCTACATTAGGATTCAAGTGGATTACTATGAAAACCTAGCTGAGGTAGAACGAATTTTCCGCGAAACCGTGCGATCGCATCCCTTCATTTTCGACAACCCACCTCCCTACATATTGCCTTGGGAATATACCAACTCTACCATCTGCGTGGGCTTGTGTGCGTGGACCGACACCCAAAAGTTTTGGGATGTACGGCGGGAGTTGTTTGAAATGATTCAAAATGGCTTGGCAAACGCTAATATTGCGATCGCCTATCCTACAGAAATTCGGATAGGATACCAACAGGCTAAAACCGATGCTTCCACGTAG
- a CDS encoding DUF790 family protein, which translates to MLPTDLLIHRLQGETIVPKRLPIDDKYLNMAASLIDLFVEARGCSQGELDRQLREFEGDSPDYRIIRGLAHILRSSFSTFEVVSPLEPVELRRQVFTMAANRVPCRQSTEKTLDELATQLSQQLEREVLPSEIKDGLYADLNENKILTELETPTPEALLHRYNLSQVQGIFYKASHIVITAHRNVPGEYKLLFRYLKLFQLMAYIEGDADYGFTITIDGPASLFKTSTRYGLALAKMIPALLHVTRWSLQATLQHKDVYTGKYKTGYFSLNSDCGLVSHYPPGKTYDSAIEQGFCDRWEKTKTEWQLEREVDLVPIPGSVMIPDFRLVHPDGRTFLLEIIGYWRPEYLQKKFAQVRKSDREDIILAISERLNLEKAGIDVRHVPARVVWFKDKLLPKLVLEVLPD; encoded by the coding sequence ATGCTTCCCACCGACCTACTCATCCACCGCCTGCAAGGAGAAACCATTGTTCCCAAACGGCTGCCAATCGATGACAAATATCTCAACATGGCAGCTTCGTTAATCGACCTGTTTGTCGAAGCCAGGGGATGTTCTCAAGGAGAATTGGACCGGCAACTGCGGGAATTTGAAGGAGATAGTCCCGATTATCGCATTATCCGGGGATTGGCGCATATTTTACGCAGCAGTTTTTCTACCTTTGAAGTGGTTAGTCCTTTGGAACCTGTAGAACTGCGGCGGCAGGTATTTACCATGGCTGCCAATCGGGTTCCCTGTCGCCAATCAACGGAAAAAACCTTAGACGAACTAGCCACGCAGCTTTCACAACAGTTGGAACGGGAGGTTCTTCCCAGCGAAATCAAAGATGGATTGTATGCCGATTTAAACGAAAATAAGATATTGACGGAGTTGGAAACCCCCACGCCGGAAGCTTTGCTGCATCGCTACAATCTTTCCCAAGTTCAGGGAATTTTCTACAAAGCCAGCCACATTGTTATTACCGCACATCGCAACGTACCGGGGGAATATAAGTTACTTTTTCGCTATTTGAAATTGTTTCAGTTGATGGCTTACATCGAAGGGGATGCCGATTATGGGTTTACCATTACCATTGACGGACCCGCTAGCTTGTTTAAAACCAGTACCCGCTACGGGTTGGCACTGGCAAAGATGATTCCGGCGTTGCTACACGTGACTCGTTGGAGTTTGCAGGCAACGCTACAGCATAAAGATGTTTATACGGGAAAGTACAAAACCGGTTATTTTTCTCTAAATTCGGATTGCGGGTTGGTCAGCCACTATCCGCCAGGTAAAACCTACGATAGCGCCATCGAACAGGGATTTTGCGATCGCTGGGAGAAAACCAAAACCGAATGGCAGTTGGAACGGGAGGTGGATTTGGTTCCCATTCCCGGTAGCGTCATGATTCCCGATTTTCGGCTGGTTCATCCCGACGGCAGAACCTTTTTGTTGGAAATTATTGGCTATTGGCGACCGGAATACTTGCAGAAAAAGTTCGCACAGGTACGCAAAAGCGATCGCGAGGATATTATTTTAGCAATTTCCGAACGGTTAAATTTAGAAAAAGCGGGGATTGACGTGCGCCATGTCCCCGCTCGTGTTGTATGGTTTAAAGATAAGCTACTGCCAAAGTTGGTGTTAGAAGTGTTGCCAGATTAG
- a CDS encoding ABC transporter permease: MNETEPELFLWRYSDQMLQHTGEHLVLVGISTVIAIGIGIPLGIVITRQPKLSRIILGLANIFQTVPSLALFGFLISVPLVGGIGARPAILALMLYSLLPIIRNTYAGITSVDPSIREAGKGMGMTDWQLLWQVEIPLAMGVILAGVRVATVIAIGTATISAAIGAGGLGSLIFQGLSRANPPQILAGAIPAAFMALLVDFILGRIERQFVSKRGN; this comes from the coding sequence ATGAATGAAACCGAACCAGAATTATTTCTATGGCGATATAGCGACCAAATGCTCCAACATACAGGAGAACATTTGGTACTGGTTGGCATTTCCACTGTTATCGCCATTGGTATTGGCATTCCCTTGGGAATTGTCATTACCCGCCAACCCAAACTATCCCGCATTATCTTGGGACTTGCTAATATTTTTCAAACCGTTCCCAGTTTGGCGCTATTTGGATTTTTAATTTCCGTTCCCTTGGTTGGCGGTATTGGTGCCAGACCCGCTATTTTAGCTCTAATGCTTTATTCTTTGCTACCAATTATCCGCAATACCTACGCCGGCATTACCAGCGTCGATCCTTCCATTCGCGAAGCTGGCAAAGGCATGGGAATGACCGATTGGCAATTGTTATGGCAAGTAGAAATTCCCCTGGCGATGGGTGTCATTTTGGCAGGGGTACGTGTAGCAACAGTTATTGCCATTGGAACGGCGACAATTTCCGCCGCCATTGGTGCTGGTGGTTTGGGATCTTTAATTTTTCAAGGACTTTCCCGCGCCAACCCACCCCAAATTTTAGCTGGTGCCATTCCGGCTGCTTTCATGGCATTGCTGGTGGATTTTATTCTTGGTAGGATAGAACGTCAATTTGTATCCAAAAGGGGGAATTGA